The Vitis vinifera cultivar Pinot Noir 40024 chromosome 18, ASM3070453v1 region CAAACAATTAGGGTCATGTTGATAACACATTAAAGCACAGCAATTCACCAAGCACTTGAAAAAGCCACtatcattatatttttcttaaagacTCTAACTTGACAGTTCAGTTAACAACACTTGGTTGGCCCTAATGACATTATAACAAATGTGAGATTTAGTATTAAGAGAATTTCATTGGAGGTCACAATATATGGTTGCAAAAGATCGTATATAGTGCTTGCTTCACCTGATGAACCTCCGTAAATATCTTTATATACCtatgatttaattaaataatagaaagataatgaataattttgaaagtgctAATAGCTCGGGCAATATACTCTTGCTTGTCTTATGAGAACTTCTGATGGATTATTGAATCATTGAACAAATTGGCATTTATTATTGGAAGGAATGTAACAAAGAACCTTGCTTTCTTCCACTTTCCATGGCTTCCAAAGCTGATCCATTAGCCAGCAACCAGCCTGTATTTAGACCAAAATTCGATCTCAATCCAACCTAAATTGTATTTTCAGCCTTACTTTTCTTCAGTAATATTGCTTGTACAATATATGCAAGTACTCCTGCTTTTATGCATGGTTTAGGTCTCAAAACCATCCCTTcaataaatatgataatttttccAATTATATACAATCATAAAAGAAGGAATTATCCCAATTccattcctttgtttttttttttttccactatatgatgcatatggtcgtcatattaaataaagtttgatGCCATAACTtgattaacaaattaaataaaaatttaaaaatatcaaattaatacaCATTATTTTCTTACAGAAACAATTAATAAATGACAAATTTGAGGTATACATTAATATTAGAACAAGCTTTTgggagaaaatataaaagaatcaTTCAAATTACAATATTTTGAACTACTATTATCACTGTATCAGAAATACATGCTTTGGTCAACGTGAACTTTGATACCAGAACAACAAAAAGTCAACACTACTTCAAGCTTTTCTTGGGATTTGGTGACCGTGCATCTCGGAGTCTCTTCTCATCAGAGAGTAGCGTTGCAAACCTGCAAGCAGGACATAGTCAACTGTACTGTTATAAcagattttttataattaacacAATTATAAAAATGTCTAATACCTTGATCAATTTAATTTCATTCCATACCTTTTAAGAGCCTCTTCATTAGTGCCACCATTTTCAACTGGCTCAGAGAGACCTGTCTCCAAGTTCACCCTTGAAACTGGTTTCTTCAGCAGCCTTTCTCCGATTTTCACAAGGTTGTCCAAGTTTTCCTCGGTTGTGACATCAACTGAAGCATCTTTTCCACGTAGTGTGTCATCCTAATTTGACATAGTTCAAGCAAAAATATTCAGTGCACAGGAAGCTTTAAGCCAAAAGCCAAATGGAAATTAACATGAGCATGTATAGGAGCATACTTGGATTCGGAGGTAGTTATCTTCAGAATGAAGGGCTTGGAAAACCATGGAAATATGGAAATCAACCATATCTGCACTTGCTTGCATGAACACATCCACCAAAGGAGTGGAACCACCATGAAGTAGCCAACCCAAAACGCCCCATTTGGATGCCATTTTGGCATTGTATTTCTGTTCCGACTTTGGAGAGCCAGTGCCTATTGAGATCACTAGAAAGCGGCCAAAGTCCATGGGCTTAATTGGGAAGAAATCTGGGTTTCTGTCGAAAACCTGTTTTGTTACTTGGGTTATGGCAACTAAAGCCTGGACCATGGtgccaaaagaagaaaaaagacacAAGTCAGgttaatatttcaataatgaCTCTTTGttctattattacttttaaGTGATAATCATAGTACCGGATTATTTGCGGCAACACCACCATCAATAAGATCGAATTCCtgtgtttttccttctttatctTGGTTTTTAAAGAAATAGGCAGGAAAGTATGTTGGTGCTGCAGAGCTACCAATGCATATGTCAGCCAGTGGAGCATCCAAACATGGGGATCTTTTCACCTGCATATATGAGGTTAAGATTTTGTCACATgcatatttaattattagtaaATGCCATAGCCGTCAAAATTAATCTAGACACAACCCTTGCCCATCAATTGGGCTGCCAACCCACCCAAACCCAATTCAACGGGGGGCCGAAAAGGTAAAGCCAAAGAGAGAGAGCAAGAGCAACCTCATAGGTGGAGAAAATGGTTGGCTGCAAACTCTTGATATCAAAGGTTGGAATAACCACGCTGGTCAAGGTCTCATGCAACCGGGTCCCTCCTAGTTTCTCCTTTATGAGGCGTTTGAGGTATTTCCCATCGTACTTGGGCCCAACTATTGATCTCAGTATGCTCATGATCCAGCCAAAAATACCCCTGCCGTTAAAATAAAATGCACGCTTCCGTTAGTTACCCTTTGAAATCCCAACTATATGTAATCCTAGGTTTTCACATAATCTTATGAATCAATCTTCAAAAGAGAAGCAAGGGCATTCAAGTGTCAAATGTCACCTTGTCTGTGGAAAGATTTTAGGGCCATGCTCCAGATAAAAGGGCTTGATGTCTTTGGCTGCAAATAGAGGACGCTTCTGATCATCCGGAGCAGTCAGCATAGCAGTCACAATACCACCTGTGCTTGTTCCAGCAATCACGTCGAAGTAGTCTGCAATCCTTGCATCATCACCATCCAGCTCCTGATTCAATATTGTATTGTTTGTGGTTAATGTGACCTAAATCCATTATCTTATCTTGTATTTAACGCTTTTCCAATACAGGAAACTTgcattcttttataattttctatgaGGATTGCTTGTGCTATGCGCAAtacaacaaatttaaaaatatagaggtaAGGAGGGTAATCAGGTGAGTGGGATTTAATTATTAGTATTTGGATTGTAAATTGTTCATTGTTGTTTAAAGTTGTGTAGggatcatttttaaagaaaagcaCTCTAAGAACCCTACTTCGATAGAGATTAATTATATACAAATGATCATCACATAATCTTAAATAATTTCTACCTGAAGTCGTGTTTCCAGGCGAGCAAGGATAGTTGCCGGGATGATGCCCCTGATACCACCTCCATCAATACTAAGAATGGTGACTAGGTTACCATAAGTTGGGGGCTGGATTTGAGGTAAGAGTGATTTCTCCATCTGAGAAGTAATGAATGTAGGATTGTGTGCACTGAGTGATTAACTTACAACAAGAAACTAAGAAAGCCTCGTATAAGAAAAAGATGAGAACAAGAAAAGAGCTCGAGGCACCAAGAAAGATGGCCTTGAATAAGGTAAGGATgagaagaaagaaagtaaaCTCAAAGTTGTCTTCGCTCTTATGTTGGGTTGCATTATTCATAATCTATTTATAGGCAAATCCCGCAGCAAAGCGTGTACTAGAGAATGCAATTACTGATGAGgatttgaaaatcaagaaaattcgAGGAACATGCGATGGCCATAGGAGTACTGCATGCTCATCTTTGACATTGTCCACGGTCCAAAGTAATATTTCTGAGACTGCAAACTTTCATACATTTTTTGAAGATACAGAATTTCCTTGCGTGAGAACTAATGATTGACGAGTAGGTAATGTAATATGCTCATCAAGTCTCAGCTTCAAACACAAAGGCCCATTCCCAAACCTTCTTTTAGTATGTGGTCAACGTACTCCAACAATAGGATATTGTTTATCAGTCACCTTAATTAATGTTTCCGCACGCCCAGAATGGGGCGTGGTTTTAGCATCAAGGAACTATCATCTTCATTTGCTTGTTTGAATTGTGATGTATGACCGATGAGTTGTCCCAATCGTTAGGATTTATCTGAAAACAAAGTCTAAGCTTGCTGCTTCTTCTGGGATCATGGAAGAGCTTGCATTCCATATAAAGGGATTTCTTCCTTATCCATATATCTATCATGGAGAAGCgtcattataattattttcctgTAAATTTACTGATTATTACTTTGCATTAAAGGATGAAGCGCTTTTTGTACAAAAGATTGTTTCAAAAAGGTGTGACATGGTTGTGAGATCtatgagtgtttagctaggttggcaattccggacaaaattcctaagtgtcccctaactcggctttcctattcctattcggactacttgactttgaagactaagactttgctaagaggccgaggtatgtagtcgagtgtgtggtgattggatgtgaatcaacccggtttttaatctttaaatgtgttagaaagttgagaaaaatggtttttggtgcaaggcTTTCATTCCTCTGTTTCTGGATCGATCCAGGTGTAGGGGTGGATCTAtccaactaatgtttttttgatcaaatctcagtcattagattaagggtttctttttacactttaaaaaccaatcttctctcattttctggGTAGAGAGACTGCTGAAAACGTGGGGAGAGCAGCCACACTCCaagtgttcttcattttctcatttttgctttcctaagttGGGGTTTTttattgcaaagaaaatccacttctcttaatgttttcaaaactagttttcaatggattttcttgagcaataaatgggttgattcattctttcattcatatctaaatctctcattctatttgggttgtgcaaaaacccattttcttcttgtgtggattcaagaagaggccgagattgagcttggtgtggactccaagtgtgctccaaaaggagaagctgaaaatgaaggtaCTAATCAAGTATtccgggaaggattggttggcttgagctaggtaaaaccttgtactcagtttttattcttcatagtggagttttcaatcggtgataggcccgtggtttttaatctcttcggaggttttccacgttaaaaatcCGGTGTTCATTgtttctttctctcactctatattttgatttatttttgaggagtgttgaagcatttgcatgtgttttgcatttataaattgttgggagagtgttgatgcatacattattgcttgtggatgttttgctttgttgaaaagttattaaaagaaaaaattcttgaCATTAAAGATAGTttaaggttaggtaatctttgttggaaggatttttttttaaattggtctacaacacctattcacccccctctaggtgtagttcattattgagattcacattttcaagaTCAATGGGTCTATAGTTCATAATATGCAGGCAATTAGTAAACTTTTCCTAATTAACCATTTGATTAATGGTTAGGCATTATCCTAATCTCTCATATAAGGACAATGATGCTGctcaaaaaataaacaaggaTAAAGAGATGCTCAACTGCAAGTAATAATTACATGCGAATTATGGGAGGCAGCTGGCCTGATTTAACACAAGAAAATCATGATTACTTGATGTTTCACCGCTAATTGAGTTGAATTAGTCTAATATTCAAACCTCTTTGCTCATAATAATCTTATCAGCCCTCacacaacataaaaaatataatacagATTCAACTAATTGTAGCCAATCCATAACCAGCGGGTCGCATTTGAGAACATGATGTGACATGCAAAACAAAGGGATCCTCTCGTCCATATACCAACATATACTATAACTCATGAGAAGAAATTCTGGTTCTATTTCACCATTTTTCTTCAGGGAATTAATTATGAAGTTGTCCCAAAgtattaaagtataaaaaaaaaacgaagtCGGATGTAGGCAGTGAATTAAGTTACATGGTGAGGAAAAACTAACGAGAGATTAATTTAATCAACAAAGTTTACCTTTTCTTAGATAGTTTTGCTATCATATGCTATGATACATGATAGTTAATCCAACCGTTTAATCGAAGAACAGAAGTTAATAACTCTTGCTTGAAATCAAATTGAACTTTTGCTTGAAGTATAGCTAGTTGTCAGATCACGTGTGGCACTTAGACAACTCACCCCGCTTGAAAGTTGCTAAGTTAGCCTTCCCCTTGATGCTTAGTTTGCTAAGTTAAGATGCATAGGATTTGGAAGCTAAGAAAACCGTATGCAACACTTAAAGAATAGGAAGCTTTTGTTATTGAAAGGAAGTTTTACAAATgtttggaagctcacttgcttgctTGGTTAGGTTCTTGTGTGGTACTTTTGGCCAAATAAGGCtttaacctatttataggcaacCTTATGAAGTCTCTAGAACCTTgaagggttccttacaaatcaagaataatttaaaagCTCTTACACTAGTCTATGTACAAAGCTATGTATAAGATGACTTCGGAAAATTCTAGAACACCCTACACTTTTCCAATGGTGTCCTAgccaagtgtagagatgtgtggacatctctaacATTTTCTAAAAGCTTCCACACTCTTCCACCTTGTAGCCAAGTGTAGATATCTCTAGAAGTCTCTAAAAGCTTCctacctcctatataagcccatggagAGGATCATTTGAAGCTTCTTGTGACATAGTGCTCGTTTTGATATTCCACACCATGGCCGGCCTCCAACATTAGTCTAACACCACGTTTTTCATCTGTTTTGTATCTATACATATTATAAATTTCCTAGTCTGCACACTCTTCATTCGTGGCATTTCGAGTATTTTAAGCACAGAGAACCTTGTTACAATGAACGTGCATACCTACACTTATCCGCACGTCCACAATGATTATTTTGATCTCCTATGACAGTGAATCACATTGATCTCTTACACATTACAGCACGGCACCATGTTCATCACAAATGTTGTTCATTTGctcattatatataaatatgaaacatATGGTACGGAGAACCAGGACATATACAatgattattatataaaaatgctCCTTTTTTAGGATTGGGAGAGGTGCATGCTATTGTTTCGCTGAAAACGACGTTGTCTTACATGGCAAACAAAGGTGGCAGCAAGTTTAGAATAATGCAATACTTAACTTTGTAATGTAATTCATTTTCACTGTAATTTTTTATAGATTTGGGCAGTGTCGGCTCCAAAAAGGTTGCATCAGTGCCTCATCTATCCTTACATCTAAACGTTTTGTTTTCTCGTGGTTGTAGTTTTTGATATAAAGTTAATTCAGATAAACCAGTTTTTAATCTTGAATTTAAAGAAGGATAATCCAAAATATgattatgaaaatgaaaagaacaaATAATGGGTACCATACCAGGATGATGATGGACTGTTGCGTTAGAGCTGATTGCGAGCTGCATGGATTTGGCTGGAAAGCTTTGAAGATGCATGCACTAGGCTCAAAAATCCAAGTGGACTGAGCAGATAGTCCATTCAGGCTAACCACTACCCTATCGGACGGTCCTATTGTAACATCCAGGTATCTGTTAcctaataaaatagaaaaaataatcaagtattATCTATTATCtaacaaaatgataaaaataagaatataacaaattatattattagcatttttctttttgatttacCGTTATTATTTTGCTAAATTATTTGTCTGCAGCAGAAACCCTGGCCGTCATGATACTAATGTCTCACCTCCAATATGGACGATGGAGGAAACCATTGGCAGAGGGTcagatcaaaaaaaaaaaaaaaaattacctttgatGAGCAAAAATCACTTTCTGTATGGTATGGATACGAGAGTGGGTATTCCTATTTTACCTCACAAAGAATATCCTAACTTCAAAATTTACAATAGCTAGAAAAATCACTCATTTGTTAGTCTTACTTTTAAGGCAGGGGTGAGtgatagaaagaaagaagataacTATAGATGCAAGAAGCTAACTCGAGATTCAAGCATCCTAACTGATATTAGTTAAGCACTTTAAGAAGCTAGGAAAGCTGTCGGGAGTTAGATGATTTGTTAAACATTGTTACAATTAGTTAAATAGCTCGATATAAAAGCAATGAAGGAGAAAAATTGATGTGTGTTGAGAAAAGAAATTATTCAAGAAGTTTAAATTCTCTATTTCTATTCCAAAGTCTTTCAATGAGACTCTCTTTCCATCCACTAATTTGTTGATTTGTGCGTGTTTCAAACTTCAATTATGTCAAATCCACCCCAATGTCATTAAGTTATTCACTAATTTCTTGTAATCAACCATCAACAAAACCTAAATATTCTGTTAGGTGACATTTTGTTTGTCTACACATTTAACAAAACAGGAGAAGAGAGGACACATAGTTCCTCACTTCTATGAAGAGATCTCACTCCCTTGTATATATTGAATCTTCTCGACTGCAACAAGGGTTTAGGAAAAGGGGTGTATTGAAGTTACCAAAGGCAAAAAGAAGTTATAGGGTGTCCCAAGGCATTTTGACCTGCTAGGTCGCTTACTTGTAAGTGTCATCAAGTTAAACAATATGTTATCTTCACTTCTTTTTTGTAACAACGATATGCTCTCTACAGAGGAGCGTGAAGTATTATgctataaaatatttaacaagCAAATCAAAATCTAGTCACAACTCTTAATTAAGAGGTCAGGTAATGAAGGAAGTCTAGTTGCAATATTGGTTAATTAATATAACTATATgaaaaagggaagaaggaaATTCTGAAAAAGTAGTCATTCATTTAAGTGAAGTATAACATCATGTCATCCCCTAATGCTAAAAAGAGGAAGCAACTGATGATTGAGTTGGAGAATTCAAAGTGCAAGTGTTTAGTTAGGTAGGCAACATTTCACCCAAAAATTGGTGATATGTTGATGTCGCACAACATATCTaagaaatatcataaatttcaaTGAAATATTGGAgtatcatcaataaatcaacgGAACAATGACAaatctcaaaaaaatcaaagcaaTGAGATTTGCCCCACATATCATATCGATTCCTTCCAACAAGCAATATTTCATTGAAAATCAATGATATTTTGAGATGTTTTCAACCCTAGTCATGCTAGCTTTTGGAGTGAGTCCATTTAGTTCAACATGGTCAGACAACCTCATAGTCTTGGATCTTTCTCAATAATTGCCCAACGTATGTCCAATCAATGGGTTCTAATCAAAGCTCTATTTTTTAGGCTCGGTATTGGGGTTCTAGTTATTGCCAAGGCCGATCTCGGGCTCGAATTGTTTAGGAGGCCTATCACATTTTGTTCGGCCATACTAGGCCATGGATCTTGGGCCATGTTTTTCGAGCTCCAAGTTCATTCAACAGGGTCAGATCTAGTCAATACCCCATCTCACGAGCGAAGATACCAAGGATGGTTAGGCAACATCCACTGAGAGAAAGCTCCATCCCACTTGAGTTGGACTTTAATTGGaagaaactcaaatttcaaaagtTCAAAGTGGCTACAATGTGGCAGCAAGGGGCCTAACACTGTCAAAGCAATCGTGTAATGATAAATACAATGCTAAGTGCCAATGTCGGCAGCCACATGCTTCCTCATTTGAGCCCTAATATAAATACATActcttcctctttattttcaCTATCTTCTACTTTCAAAGTCTTTATCATTTCTTCTGTTTACCATCACTCTATGCTATCGGTGCCTCCAACGAACATTCTAAATACTTTTCTGGTGACTTATATTTAGGtgtcttcttttctccttcctttctctttctcccatttgttttgttttgatttcCTTCAGTCTGGTGAACTACTACATGGTGGCATTCCCATGACAGTGGCCACCATCAGTGGTGGTTACCATTGGCATTGCCTTGGGCTACTGCCTTTCAAGCCATCATTGATGATGTTGTCAACATTGTTAGCGATTATAGTGATGGTGGCTCCTAGGGCGACTACTTTCACTTtctgtattttactttattttactttGCTTTTCCTAGATAGGGGTAATCAGCTATGGTTCAGGCCCTATGTGCACAGTGAAGAGTTTTGCCTCTTGCTGTTCCCAGTCTAAATGCTTATGCATGATTAGATCATACGCGGTTATTAGGTTTTGCCTTCAACTCACCCATTCCACTTCAATTTAGATAGTGTCAAAGCTACCTAACATGTTATCTAAGACGAAAAGTGAAGAATAACAACTTGTTAACTACTGGTGGTGTCATTCCTATGTTCGGGCTAAGTCATCTCGATGCTCCATTTTTTCTACACAATCTAGCAAAGCCAAGCAGATTGCATGGTTCCAAATTCGGAGACCATACTGGCATCCAATTCTTGACCTACCTTCATGAAATGGAGTTTGAAACCCAATTGGGATATAGTGGAAACCACCATTATATTGGACAACCAATTTGAAGATTGTACTTCCCTTATGAATCCCACTTTGAACAACTTAACTTCTTACTTAACAATCTCCCTTTGTCAAACACCTGAATTTCTTATCTTTTGTTAAGCTATGATGTGTAgaatatttacataatcacataaattaatcatacatgattaaaggatactaacaatagaaaatcactataaagaacATACCTGTTTGAGCCATCACAAAAAAACAAGTGATTGATTGTTGCAACCAAGTCTTCCTCTCTATGATCTTAATAACAACTATGTTGGCTCTATgggaaaatagaaaaaccaTTTATCTAGATTAGAGAGGGGACTTAGCATAACTCAATATTGGGTTCTCATTGGGCCCTCCCATAATGGGCTTCAATGAGACCCATAGCCTACACTTGCCACTCAACTGAGCTTCTATTCAAAAGATGCAACACTCAATCCAAATATGAACACTAGTTAATTGGGCTCATTATATAATAGATTATCCAttaacccccccccccccccccctttttttttttgcaaatacaaattattcaattaatgttagcccatataaaaattttccaacattctcccacttgggctacattaattgttttttgaggattcattaaattcattttgaaaataagactcTCGGGTTAAGTacataaaagtttattttgCGTGaccacactttttttttaaaaagaaataatagtcTATAAGTAGCATCTTGATAAACTTATCCAATCCAACATGGTCTTAATATTGGACTATGATGGTCTATATGTTAATCTCAACAAACATAATGCTCCTTATAGTCACTAATATTTATAACCATATCGACATGGATTGTAAACCCAATAGTGTAGTAAGAAATCAATGCTAACATGTGATCATCATCTATATGCATTGTTTCTTATCAGTCCTCATTACAATTTAccaacaaaatgaaattgtaatttcaatttctcaacaaaatgaaattgcTGCAATTTCTAAACAATGTGAAATTGCTTGACTTTAACAAGTCATATGTCACCAAAGTGCACCACAAGATCTCAAAATAGTGGTATTTGGGACATCCAATAGTATACAACTGTAATTCTTAAGGTTCAATATCTTAAGATACCATGTTGCATGTAATTCAATTACGACATGCTATAATATAATACTTAATAATGATGatcataataaaaagattttaattttacaagTCGCATAACAATAATGATCAATGTTTACAcaaaacaataattgaaataaaggAAATCACAAAAGCTCCCACTAAACCAAAGAATCAAAAGACTTAATGACACCCATATTCACAACATGTTCCTTGAACATTATAGGCTTTAAACCTTTGGTTAGAGGATCAGCTAGCATGGACTCAGTTCTTATGTGCTTAATCACAATATCTTCTTTCTTCACTAAGTCCTTGACTATAAGGTACTTGATTTCCATATGCTTAGAACTCGTACTAATCTTATTGTTCTTGGAGTAGAACACAGTTGCATTATTGTCACAATAAATCACAATGGGTCGAAAGATGGAATCAACAACTTGCAACTCTGAAATCAGTTTTCTTAGCCAAACAACTTGAGAGGATGCACCATAACAAGCTACAAACTTAGCATACATGGTCGAGAATGCGATTAGGCTCTGTttgacacttttccatgaaatggCTCCACCAGTTAACATAAAAATGTATCCTGAAGTAGATTTGCAATCGTCAGAACAACCGTTAAAATCAGAATTTGAGTATCCAACTACCTCGAGATTATCCACCCTCCTATATACAAGCATAAAATCATTTGTTCTTTGTAGATATCTCATGACTTTCTTTGCAGCAACCCAATGATATTGTCCAAGGTTCGATAAATATCTACCAAGAACATTAACAATGAAGACGATATTAGGTCTTATACATGCTTGTGCATACATCAAGCTACCAATGGCACTAGCATAAGGAATAGCCTTCATGGCATCCTTTTCCAAATCATTCTTTGGACAATGTTCATTACCAAGTTTATCTCCCTTCACAACAAGTACATCACCATCTTTGCATGTATGCATATTGAATCTTTTAAGCACACGATTGATATAGGCTATCTGAGATAGCCCAAGGAGGTTTCAAGATCTATCACGATAAATCTCAATACCCGACACAAAAGATGCTTCTCTGAGATCCTCCATGTTAAAATTAGCAGACAAAATACGCTTAGTATCATTTAAGAGATTCACATCACTACTAGCAAGTAGAATGTCATCGATATAGAGAACCATGAAAATGTACTTGCTCCCATTGACTTTCAAGTAAATGCACTGATCAAATTTGTTCTCTATAAAACCAAAAGACGTCACAATTTTGTCAAATTTCAAATACCACTAACGAAAAGCTTGCTTGAGACCATAAATTGACCTTTTCAATCTGCATACCATGTTATCTTTCCCAATTGCCTCAAATCCTTCAGGTTGTGACATGTAGACCTCCTCACTCAAATCACCATTGAGAAAAgttgtcttgacatccatctgatgAAGCTCTAAGTCAAAATGAGCTACCAACGCCATAATTAACCTAAAGGAATCTTTGGTAGAGACTAGTGAGAAAGTCTCTGTGAAATCAATGATTTCTCGCTATGTATACCCTTTAGCAACCAACCAAGCCTTGTATCTTTCAACATTTCCTTTGTTGTCTCTTTTGGTCTTGAATACCCATTTGCATCCAATGGGTTTATATCCTTTGGGAAGATCAACAAATTCCCAAACATCATTGTCTGACATAGACTGCATCTCATTTCTCATGGCAATCAGCCATTCATTTACCATCACTATTGAGAGCTTCACGATAAGTAGTAGGGTCCACTTCTTCTCCAATGTCATACTCTTCCTCTCCAAGGTAAACATAATAATCATTTGAAAAGGCAGGCCTTCTAGTTTTTTGCGATCTTCTCATTTCCACAGGAGGAATCTCATCTACAATAGGGGTTATTTCGACAGTGGGGAAATTGACAATAGCAACTCCTTGCTAAATCCCAGAATCAAAAGCTCCAACATCAAGGTTGATGTATAAGACTGAAAAAGGTAAAGAAATAACATCCATGGGTTCGACTCTTTCATTGGATTGAGAGGGTATACTATCAGCAACATCCAACTCTAAAAACTTTGCCACTTGAGACTCAACAACTCTAGTGCCACGAGTCGAACAATAAAACTTGTATCCTTTTGAGTGACTAAGATACCCAATAAAGTAGCACCTAGTAGTTCTCGAATTTGTCTTCTTTAAAGAAGGATCATAGATTTTCACCTCGATTGGACATCCCCATACTTTAAAATGATTCAAACTGGGTTTTCTACCTGTCCATAGATCAAACGGTGTTTTAGGCACAAACTTAATAGGAACACGATTCAGAATGTAGGTTGTTGTTTTAATGGC contains the following coding sequences:
- the LOC100260810 gene encoding patatin-like protein 2 — translated: MEKSLLPQIQPPTYGNLVTILSIDGGGIRGIIPATILARLETRLQELDGDDARIADYFDVIAGTSTGGIVTAMLTAPDDQKRPLFAAKDIKPFYLEHGPKIFPQTRGIFGWIMSILRSIVGPKYDGKYLKRLIKEKLGGTRLHETLTSVVIPTFDIKSLQPTIFSTYEVKRSPCLDAPLADICIGSSAAPTYFPAYFFKNQDKEGKTQEFDLIDGGVAANNPALVAITQVTKQVFDRNPDFFPIKPMDFGRFLVISIGTGSPKSEQKYNAKMASKWGVLGWLLHGGSTPLVDVFMQASADMVDFHISMVFQALHSEDNYLRIQDDTLRGKDASVDVTTEENLDNLVKIGERLLKKPVSRVNLETGLSEPVENGGTNEEALKRFATLLSDEKRLRDARSPNPKKSLK
- the LOC132253079 gene encoding secreted RxLR effector protein 161-like, whose amino-acid sequence is MHTCKDGDVLVVKGDKLGNEHCPKNDLEKDAMKAIPYASAIGSLMYAQACIRPNIVFIVNVLGRYLSNLGQYHWVAAKKVMRYLQRTNDFMLVYRRVDNLEVVGYSNSDFNGCSDDCKSTSGYIFMLTGGAISWKSVKQSLIAFSTMYAKFVACYGASSQVVWLRKLISELQVVDSIFRPIVIYCDNNATVFYSKNNKISTSSKHMEIKYLIVKDLVKKEDIVIKHIRTESMLADPLTKGLKPIMFKEHVVNMGVIKSFDSLV